In Candidatus Methylomirabilis sp., the sequence GAGAGCACGAATCATCCCGTATTAGCGAGGCGATCGGATTGCGCCCTCGGGAGGGAGGGAGCAGCCGGCAGTGAGCCCAGGGTGGCCCATCCCCCTGGGCTCTTTTCTGACAATTGACATCCCCCCGAGGCCACGGTACGCTTCGCCTGCCCCATCCTCGCATCTGACTCCCCCGAACGGCCAGGAGGTTCGATGCGCCCGAACCCCGTGAAGCGCCTGCTGCGCGACGGCAAGCCGGCCGTCGGCACCTGGCTGAACATCGGCAATGCCCTCACCGCCGAGGCGGTCGCGGGGCTGGGCTTCGACTGGCTGGTCGTGGACGCCGAGCACAGCCCGATCGGGATCGAGACCGCCACGGCGATGTTCCAGGCGATCGGGGGGATGGGGGGGGTCCCGATGGTCCGGATTCCGGCGAACAGCGAGGAGAACTTCAAACGGGTCCTGGATGCGGGGGCGTGGGGAGTCGTGGTCCCGATGGTGCGGACGGCGGAGGAGGCGGCGGCCGCCGTGGACTGGTGCAAGTACCCGCCGGCGGGGAGGCGGAGCATGGCCGGCAGCCCCCGGCACGCGCGCGCCTTCGGGACCGATCCCTCGACGTACTTTGCGCGGGCGAACGACGAGATCCTCCTCGTCATCCAACTGGAAGACATCGAGGCGGTCCGGCGGGCCGACGAGATCCTGAAGGTCCCCGGCCTCGACGCGTGCTTCATCGGCCCGACCGATCTGTCGGCCTCCATGGGGCTCAAGCCCGGCTACGAGCAGAAGGACCCCGCCTTCGCAGAGGCCCTCCG encodes:
- a CDS encoding aldolase/citrate lyase family protein; the protein is MRPNPVKRLLRDGKPAVGTWLNIGNALTAEAVAGLGFDWLVVDAEHSPIGIETATAMFQAIGGMGGVPMVRIPANSEENFKRVLDAGAWGVVVPMVRTAEEAAAAVDWCKYPPAGRRSMAGSPRHARAFGTDPSTYFARANDEILLVIQLEDIEAVRRADEILKVPGLDACFIGPTDLSASMGLKPGYEQKDPAFAEALRAVREASKRHGVAPGIHTGSAAVLNQRIAEGFQFVALWSDVNFMVQGLRAELAKVQRQPA